A genomic window from Purpureocillium takamizusanense chromosome 2, complete sequence includes:
- a CDS encoding uncharacterized protein (EggNog:ENOG503NX6D~COG:Q~TransMembrane:12 (i68-95o128-150i201-220o226-246i303-328o348-373i774-797o824-847i889-915o921-942i1004-1026o1038-1058i)~antiSMASH:Cluster_2.6~SMCOG1288:ABC transporter related protein), with protein MGAAARNEAAAAATVEQQLAHSEPTSATAVNVVGDGNDKSSAPAKDDKSPRGDFFTYFRLLFYANPTWFDILLLVVGTIAAAGSGVPFPIMGIIFGDLLDNLNKASCEVNNSQPTGDIQSDTNKKVLLIVYIAISSLGSIFIYAVSWGLFSRRLEARIRDRYFRALLRQDATFYDKRQAGELTSRLNADIQAVQSGTSEKVGICIGCSSFFISAYVVAFIRDTTLAAILICLIPAFFIMAGIGSTFTTKFATRMSDAIASASSVAQETLSHIAVVQAFGAGPRLEGKFASRMLQAQGHGVRKAITAAVQAGSIYFIAYSANALAFWQGSRQIADIVEKGDNYVSVGRVYTVVFLIVDACVILGSIAPLLPLLGNAAASFKKLRADIDAPSAIDSQADTGERLPTSISGTVNFQDVTFAYVSRPDQSVLKKVSFTCPAGKHTALVGLSGSGKSTVAGLTCRIYDPTEGTVYLDGHDLRTLNVKNLRSFMSLVQQEPSLLDRSILENIALGLLNSPWPAHQRFQSVILGTDLADVATSVRAGKSLDEAAQSKGQDMVDLVKLVREAAALADASGFVDRLDNGYGTQVGTGGKLVSGGQRQRLALARALIRDPKILILDEATASLDSASEHRIQMAIESIAKDRTLIAIAHRLSTIKNADNIIVMNNGEIVEQGTHIQLMALNGAYAGMVRLQNIESKQNDDTPSMASTARGDSDAIEKDSLLEEKAFRAEKTKSNEAAADPDAPSTPNEPAIKELDSHKSTGQIIKQLAKMARPNLLWIVFAIFASVIVGASFTGSGLIFGNTVGSLSPCNTADHIRWAGRFFGGLYFMLACVELIANSVSWSAFGYVAEKLLYRLRVLCFRSMYEQGLDWHQSGGRTPATLLSVITADTAAIGGFSGSIMGTMFSIVVNFVIAITVCHILNWKIAVVCLVTVPILLGSGILQLRALSRFERKHAGAFSTAIGITVEAVNSFKTVSSLSLEQEILESYRRALRAPQKEMTLASAHANLFLAISNSCGAMIYAFAYWWGSTRITKGEATPTQFFVILISMLVSAQLWGNMFTLAPEVSRAREAGSRILSLLDLTSSQDVSHSKIEEGGESEKRDDVEAVAEAAPISSSGNRGATVVFKDVGFAYPARPDVPILQGMSFTIPAGQFCGLVGPSGAGKSTIMSLVQRMYYPTRGTVEINGVDICAHDGTDFRNDIAVVPQDCALFDGTIKFNVGLGSRPHHEATDAEIEEACKLANMHETIMAMPMGYDTECGPNGSRLSGGQRQRLAIARALVRKPRLLLLDESTSALDAESEKALQEGLERAARGITVIAITHRLHTVRKADVIFVVEGGKVVEKGRHEELVERSESYRVNALQQMLDG; from the exons ATGGGTGCTGCCGCCAGGAATgaggccgctgctgctgccactgttgagcagcagcttgcccaTTCAGAGCCTACATCGGCGACCGCTGTCAATGttgttggcgacggcaacgacaagTCGAGTGCACCGGCCAAAGACGACAAGTCT CCCCGGGGCGACTTCTTTACCTACTTCCGCCTGCTCTTCTACGCCAATCCGACATGGTTCgacatcctcctccttgttGTCGGcaccattgccgccgccggctccggcgTTCCTTTCCCCATTATGGGCATCATCTTTGGTGACCTGCTCGACAATCTCAACAAGGCATCCTGTGAGGTCAACAACTCTCAGCCCACTGGCGATATCCAGTCCGACACCAACAAAAAGGTTCTGCTCATCGTCTACATCGCCATCAGCAGCCTAGGATCCATCTTCATCTACGCCGTCTCCTGGGGTCTCTTTAGCCGTCGCCTCGAAGCGCGCATCCGAGATCGATACTTTCGAGCCCTTCTTCGACAGGATGCCACCTTCTACGACAAGCGTCAGGCTGGAGAGCTGACCTCGAGGCTCAACGCCGACATACAAGCCGTGCAATCTGGCACATCCGAAAAGGTCGGCATTTGCATcggctgctcctccttcttcatATCCGCATACGTCGTTGCATTCATCCGGGACAcaaccctcgccgccatcctcatTTGCCTGATTCCAGCCTTcttcatcatggccggcaTTGGCAGTACCTTCACGACGAAATTCGCGACTCGCATGTCGGATGCTATTGCATCTGCGTCCTCCGTTGCCCAGGAAACACTGTCGCATATCGCTGTCGTCCAGGCTTTTGGCGCTGGTCCCCGCCTCGAAGGAAAGTTCGCCTCCCGAATGTTGCAGGCCCAAGGGCACGGCGTAAGGAAGGCCATTacggccgccgtccaggccggaTCCATCTACTTCATTGCCTACTCAGCCAATGCACTTGCATTTTGGCAAGGCAGCAGGCAAATTGCCGACATCGTTGAGAAGGGAGACAACTACGTCTCAGTCGGTCGGGTGTATACTGTTGTCTTTCTTATTGTCGATG CCTGTGTGATTCTTGGGTCCATTGCTCCTCTTCTGCCGCTTCTCGGTAATGCCGCCGCATCCTTCAAGAAGCTCcgcgccgacatcgacgcccCGTCTGCCATTGACTCTCAGGCCGACACAGGAGAGAGACTCCCAACCTCGATCTCTGGAACGGTCAATTTCCAAGACGTCACCTTCGCCTATGTGTCTCGACCCGACCAATCGGTACTTAAGAAGGTGTCCTTCACTTGCCCTGCCGGAAAGCACACCGCCCTAGTTGGACTGTCAGGAAGTGGAAAATCGACAGTTGCCGGTCTCACTTGTAGAATCTACGACCCAACCGAGGGCACGGTTTATCTGGACGGCCATGACCTGCGCACACTGAATGTGAAGAATCTCCGGAGCTTCATGAGCTTAGTGCAACAGGAACCGTCGCTGTTGGATCGCTCCATCCTGGAAAACATCGCTCTGGGTTTGCTCAATTCTCCATGGCCGGCACACCAGCGCTTCCAATCCGTTATTCTTGGCACGGACTTGGCAGATGTTGCCACGAGCGTCAGAGCCGGTAAGTCCTTGGATGAGGCTGCCCAGTCTAAGGGCCAGGATATGGTAGACCTGGTTAAGTTGGTTcgggaggccgccgccctggccgatgcGTCCGGCTTCGTCGATAGACTCGACAACGGCTATGGAACCCAGGTCGGAACTGGTGGCAAACTCGTCAGTGGAGGCCAGAGGCAGCGACTTGCACTCGCGCGTGCCCTGATTCGAGATCCCAAGATTCTCATTCTCGATGAGGCGACCGCTTCTCTAGACTCGGCCAGCGAACATCGCATCCAGATGGCCATTGAGTCCATCGCAAAGGATAGAACACTCATCGCCATTGCACATCGGCTTTCGACTATCAAAAATGCAGACAATATCATTGTCATGAACAACGGTGAGATTGTCGAGCAAGGGACTCATATACAGCTCATGGCCCTCAATGGCGCGTACGCTGGCATGGTTCGTTTGCAAAACATTGAGTCCAAGCAGAATGACGATACCCCCTCGATGGCGAGCACCGCGCGTGGGGACTCGGACGCCATCGAGAAGGATTCATTGCTGGAGGAGAAGGCTTTCAGGGCGGAAAAAACAAAGTCCAACGAAGCTGCGGCAGACCCAGATGCTCCGAGCACGCCAAATGAACCTGCCATCAAGGAGCTGGACTCGCACAAATCCACTGGTCAAATCATTAAACAGTTAGCCAAGATGGCCCGGCCCAACCTCTTGTGGATCGTTTTTGCAATATTTGCCAGTGTCATTGTTGGTGCGAGTTTCACTGGATCAGGTCTCATCTTTGGCAACACAGTCGGCAGTCTGAGCCCTTGCAACACGGCCGATCACATTCGATGGGCAGGACGCTTCTTTGGAGGCTTGTACTTCATGCTCGCCTGCGTGGAGCTGATTGCAAACTCCGTCAGCTGGTCAGCCTTTGGCTACGTGGCGGAGAAGCTGCTGTACCGCCTTCGCGTGCTCTGCTTCCGTTCAATGTATGAACAGGGGCTGGACTGGCACCAGTCCGGCGGACGGACGCCAGCTACGCTGCTAtccgtcatcaccgccgaTACCGCGGCCATCGGAGGCTTTAGCGGCTCCATCATGGGTACCATGTTCTCCATCGTTGTCAActtcgtcatcgccatcacaGTGTGCCATATTCTCAACTGGAAAATAGCGGTGGTCTGCCTGGTCACGGTGCCTATTCTCCTGGGTTCCGGCATCCTGCAACTACGTGCGCTGTCGAGATTCGAACGAAAGCACGCGGGCGCATTTTCAACCGCCATCGGGATCACAGTCGAAGCTGTCAACTCCTTCAAGACTGTCTCTTCACTGTCACTGGAGCAGGAGATTCTGGAGAGCTACCGCCGGGCTCTGAGGGCGCCACAGAAGGAGATGACGCTCGCGAGTGCGCATGCCAACCTTTTCCTCGCCATTTCAAACAGCTGCGGCGCAATGATCTATGCATTCGCGTACTGGTGGGGGTCCACAAGAATAACCAAAGGAGAGGCCACACCTACACAGTTCTTTGTCATTCTTATCTCCATGCTTGTGAGCGCGCAGTTGTGGGGTAACATGTTTACTCTGGCGCCGGAAGTGTCACGGGCCCGAGAAGCTGGTTCTCGAATTCTTAGCCTCTTGGACCTGACGTCGTCGCAGGATGTGTCGCATTCCAAGATCGAGGAGGGTGGTGAGAGCGAGAAGAGAGACGACGTTGAGGCCGTGGCAGAGGCAGCACCAATATCCAGCTCGGGAAACCGAGGCGCAACGGTCGTCTTCAAAGACGTGGGTTTTGCGTACCCTGCCAGACCTGACGTGCCTATCCTGCAGGGCATGTCGTTCACCATCCCGGCAGGGCAATTCTGTGGCCTCGTTGGGCCGTCGGGTGCGGGCAAGTCCACTATCATGTCGCTCGTGCAGCGCATGTACTACCCTACTCGAGGCACGGTTGAGATCAATGGGGTCGACATCTGCGCCCATGATGGCACAGACTTCCGCAATGACATTGCCGTCGTGCCTCAGGATTGCGCCCTGTTTGACGGCACCATCAAGTTCAACGTCGGGCTCGGATCCAGGCCCCATCACGAGGCAACGGATGCCGAGATTGAGGAGGCATGCAAGCTGGCCAACATGCACGAGACCATTATGGCGATGCCCATGGGATACGACACAGAGTGTGGACCTAATGGATCACGGTTGTCAGGCGGGCAGCGTCAAAGGCTTGCGATTGCACGAGCTTTGGTTCGAAAGCCTCGCCTGttgctcctcgacgagagcACCAGCGCGCTGGATGCCGAGAGCGAGAAGGCTCTCCAGGAAGGCCtcgagcgggcggctcgcggcATCACCGTCATTGCCATCACACATCGGTTGCACACGGTGCGCAAGGCTGACGTGATATTCGTGGTCGAAGGCGGCAAGGTGGTGGAGAAGGGCCGCcacgaggagctcgtcgagaggAGCGAGAGCTACAGGGTCAACGCTCTGCAGCAGATGCTTGACGGCTAG
- a CDS encoding uncharacterized protein (EggNog:ENOG503NX6D~COG:Q~antiSMASH:Cluster_2.6~SMCOG1288:ABC transporter related protein~TransMembrane:11 (o38-60i111-130o136-156i213-238o258-283i684-707o734-757i799-825o831-852i914-936o948-968i)) produces the protein MGIIFGDLLDNLNKASCEVNNSQPTGDIQSDTNKKVLLIVYIAISSLGSIFIYAVSWGLFSRRLEARIRDRYFRALLRQDATFYDKRQAGELTSRLNADIQAVQSGTSEKVGICIGCSSFFISAYVVAFIRDTTLAAILICLIPAFFIMAGIGSTFTTKFATRMSDAIASASSVAQETLSHIAVVQAFGAGPRLEGKFASRMLQAQGHGVRKAITAAVQAGSIYFIAYSANALAFWQGSRQIADIVEKGDNYVSVGRVYTVVFLIVDACVILGSIAPLLPLLGNAAASFKKLRADIDAPSAIDSQADTGERLPTSISGTVNFQDVTFAYVSRPDQSVLKKVSFTCPAGKHTALVGLSGSGKSTVAGLTCRIYDPTEGTVYLDGHDLRTLNVKNLRSFMSLVQQEPSLLDRSILENIALGLLNSPWPAHQRFQSVILGTDLADVATSVRAGKSLDEAAQSKGQDMVDLVKLVREAAALADASGFVDRLDNGYGTQVGTGGKLVSGGQRQRLALARALIRDPKILILDEATASLDSASEHRIQMAIESIAKDRTLIAIAHRLSTIKNADNIIVMNNGEIVEQGTHIQLMALNGAYAGMVRLQNIESKQNDDTPSMASTARGDSDAIEKDSLLEEKAFRAEKTKSNEAAADPDAPSTPNEPAIKELDSHKSTGQIIKQLAKMARPNLLWIVFAIFASVIVGASFTGSGLIFGNTVGSLSPCNTADHIRWAGRFFGGLYFMLACVELIANSVSWSAFGYVAEKLLYRLRVLCFRSMYEQGLDWHQSGGRTPATLLSVITADTAAIGGFSGSIMGTMFSIVVNFVIAITVCHILNWKIAVVCLVTVPILLGSGILQLRALSRFERKHAGAFSTAIGITVEAVNSFKTVSSLSLEQEILESYRRALRAPQKEMTLASAHANLFLAISNSCGAMIYAFAYWWGSTRITKGEATPTQFFVILISMLVSAQLWGNMFTLAPEVSRAREAGSRILSLLDLTSSQDVSHSKIEEGGESEKRDDVEAVAEAAPISSSGNRGATVVFKDVGFAYPARPDVPILQGMSFTIPAGQFCGLVGPSGAGKSTIMSLVQRMYYPTRGTVEINGVDICAHDGTDFRNDIAVVPQDCALFDGTIKFNVGLGSRPHHEATDAEIEEACKLANMHETIMAMPMGYDTECGPNGSRLSGGQRQRLAIARALVRKPRLLLLDESTSALDAESEKALQEGLERAARGITVIAITHRLHTVRKADVIFVVEGGKVVEKGRHEELVERSESYRVNALQQMLDG, from the exons ATGGGCATCATCTTTGGTGACCTGCTCGACAATCTCAACAAGGCATCCTGTGAGGTCAACAACTCTCAGCCCACTGGCGATATCCAGTCCGACACCAACAAAAAGGTTCTGCTCATCGTCTACATCGCCATCAGCAGCCTAGGATCCATCTTCATCTACGCCGTCTCCTGGGGTCTCTTTAGCCGTCGCCTCGAAGCGCGCATCCGAGATCGATACTTTCGAGCCCTTCTTCGACAGGATGCCACCTTCTACGACAAGCGTCAGGCTGGAGAGCTGACCTCGAGGCTCAACGCCGACATACAAGCCGTGCAATCTGGCACATCCGAAAAGGTCGGCATTTGCATcggctgctcctccttcttcatATCCGCATACGTCGTTGCATTCATCCGGGACAcaaccctcgccgccatcctcatTTGCCTGATTCCAGCCTTcttcatcatggccggcaTTGGCAGTACCTTCACGACGAAATTCGCGACTCGCATGTCGGATGCTATTGCATCTGCGTCCTCCGTTGCCCAGGAAACACTGTCGCATATCGCTGTCGTCCAGGCTTTTGGCGCTGGTCCCCGCCTCGAAGGAAAGTTCGCCTCCCGAATGTTGCAGGCCCAAGGGCACGGCGTAAGGAAGGCCATTacggccgccgtccaggccggaTCCATCTACTTCATTGCCTACTCAGCCAATGCACTTGCATTTTGGCAAGGCAGCAGGCAAATTGCCGACATCGTTGAGAAGGGAGACAACTACGTCTCAGTCGGTCGGGTGTATACTGTTGTCTTTCTTATTGTCGATG CCTGTGTGATTCTTGGGTCCATTGCTCCTCTTCTGCCGCTTCTCGGTAATGCCGCCGCATCCTTCAAGAAGCTCcgcgccgacatcgacgcccCGTCTGCCATTGACTCTCAGGCCGACACAGGAGAGAGACTCCCAACCTCGATCTCTGGAACGGTCAATTTCCAAGACGTCACCTTCGCCTATGTGTCTCGACCCGACCAATCGGTACTTAAGAAGGTGTCCTTCACTTGCCCTGCCGGAAAGCACACCGCCCTAGTTGGACTGTCAGGAAGTGGAAAATCGACAGTTGCCGGTCTCACTTGTAGAATCTACGACCCAACCGAGGGCACGGTTTATCTGGACGGCCATGACCTGCGCACACTGAATGTGAAGAATCTCCGGAGCTTCATGAGCTTAGTGCAACAGGAACCGTCGCTGTTGGATCGCTCCATCCTGGAAAACATCGCTCTGGGTTTGCTCAATTCTCCATGGCCGGCACACCAGCGCTTCCAATCCGTTATTCTTGGCACGGACTTGGCAGATGTTGCCACGAGCGTCAGAGCCGGTAAGTCCTTGGATGAGGCTGCCCAGTCTAAGGGCCAGGATATGGTAGACCTGGTTAAGTTGGTTcgggaggccgccgccctggccgatgcGTCCGGCTTCGTCGATAGACTCGACAACGGCTATGGAACCCAGGTCGGAACTGGTGGCAAACTCGTCAGTGGAGGCCAGAGGCAGCGACTTGCACTCGCGCGTGCCCTGATTCGAGATCCCAAGATTCTCATTCTCGATGAGGCGACCGCTTCTCTAGACTCGGCCAGCGAACATCGCATCCAGATGGCCATTGAGTCCATCGCAAAGGATAGAACACTCATCGCCATTGCACATCGGCTTTCGACTATCAAAAATGCAGACAATATCATTGTCATGAACAACGGTGAGATTGTCGAGCAAGGGACTCATATACAGCTCATGGCCCTCAATGGCGCGTACGCTGGCATGGTTCGTTTGCAAAACATTGAGTCCAAGCAGAATGACGATACCCCCTCGATGGCGAGCACCGCGCGTGGGGACTCGGACGCCATCGAGAAGGATTCATTGCTGGAGGAGAAGGCTTTCAGGGCGGAAAAAACAAAGTCCAACGAAGCTGCGGCAGACCCAGATGCTCCGAGCACGCCAAATGAACCTGCCATCAAGGAGCTGGACTCGCACAAATCCACTGGTCAAATCATTAAACAGTTAGCCAAGATGGCCCGGCCCAACCTCTTGTGGATCGTTTTTGCAATATTTGCCAGTGTCATTGTTGGTGCGAGTTTCACTGGATCAGGTCTCATCTTTGGCAACACAGTCGGCAGTCTGAGCCCTTGCAACACGGCCGATCACATTCGATGGGCAGGACGCTTCTTTGGAGGCTTGTACTTCATGCTCGCCTGCGTGGAGCTGATTGCAAACTCCGTCAGCTGGTCAGCCTTTGGCTACGTGGCGGAGAAGCTGCTGTACCGCCTTCGCGTGCTCTGCTTCCGTTCAATGTATGAACAGGGGCTGGACTGGCACCAGTCCGGCGGACGGACGCCAGCTACGCTGCTAtccgtcatcaccgccgaTACCGCGGCCATCGGAGGCTTTAGCGGCTCCATCATGGGTACCATGTTCTCCATCGTTGTCAActtcgtcatcgccatcacaGTGTGCCATATTCTCAACTGGAAAATAGCGGTGGTCTGCCTGGTCACGGTGCCTATTCTCCTGGGTTCCGGCATCCTGCAACTACGTGCGCTGTCGAGATTCGAACGAAAGCACGCGGGCGCATTTTCAACCGCCATCGGGATCACAGTCGAAGCTGTCAACTCCTTCAAGACTGTCTCTTCACTGTCACTGGAGCAGGAGATTCTGGAGAGCTACCGCCGGGCTCTGAGGGCGCCACAGAAGGAGATGACGCTCGCGAGTGCGCATGCCAACCTTTTCCTCGCCATTTCAAACAGCTGCGGCGCAATGATCTATGCATTCGCGTACTGGTGGGGGTCCACAAGAATAACCAAAGGAGAGGCCACACCTACACAGTTCTTTGTCATTCTTATCTCCATGCTTGTGAGCGCGCAGTTGTGGGGTAACATGTTTACTCTGGCGCCGGAAGTGTCACGGGCCCGAGAAGCTGGTTCTCGAATTCTTAGCCTCTTGGACCTGACGTCGTCGCAGGATGTGTCGCATTCCAAGATCGAGGAGGGTGGTGAGAGCGAGAAGAGAGACGACGTTGAGGCCGTGGCAGAGGCAGCACCAATATCCAGCTCGGGAAACCGAGGCGCAACGGTCGTCTTCAAAGACGTGGGTTTTGCGTACCCTGCCAGACCTGACGTGCCTATCCTGCAGGGCATGTCGTTCACCATCCCGGCAGGGCAATTCTGTGGCCTCGTTGGGCCGTCGGGTGCGGGCAAGTCCACTATCATGTCGCTCGTGCAGCGCATGTACTACCCTACTCGAGGCACGGTTGAGATCAATGGGGTCGACATCTGCGCCCATGATGGCACAGACTTCCGCAATGACATTGCCGTCGTGCCTCAGGATTGCGCCCTGTTTGACGGCACCATCAAGTTCAACGTCGGGCTCGGATCCAGGCCCCATCACGAGGCAACGGATGCCGAGATTGAGGAGGCATGCAAGCTGGCCAACATGCACGAGACCATTATGGCGATGCCCATGGGATACGACACAGAGTGTGGACCTAATGGATCACGGTTGTCAGGCGGGCAGCGTCAAAGGCTTGCGATTGCACGAGCTTTGGTTCGAAAGCCTCGCCTGttgctcctcgacgagagcACCAGCGCGCTGGATGCCGAGAGCGAGAAGGCTCTCCAGGAAGGCCtcgagcgggcggctcgcggcATCACCGTCATTGCCATCACACATCGGTTGCACACGGTGCGCAAGGCTGACGTGATATTCGTGGTCGAAGGCGGCAAGGTGGTGGAGAAGGGCCGCcacgaggagctcgtcgagaggAGCGAGAGCTACAGGGTCAACGCTCTGCAGCAGATGCTTGACGGCTAG